The genomic stretch CCGAGGGTGTAGCCGGTGTGCTGAAAGAAGGCGGAACTGCTCGACGGGAGGTCGTCAAGAACGCCATCGAGAGCGTGGGTGGCACCCTCGAGGCCTTCTACTTCGCATTCGGCGAGGACGATGTCGTCGGCATTGTTGATGTCCCCGACCAGGAGACGGCTGCGGGGCTGGCCATGCAGTTCTCCTCCTCGGGCCGCATGGCCGTGTCCACGACCGTGCTGCTCACGCCCGAGCAGGTCGACCGGGCACGCGAGACGAAGAGCAGCTGGCGTCCA from Acidimicrobiales bacterium encodes the following:
- a CDS encoding GYD domain-containing protein; protein product: MPKFLFQVSLNAEGVAGVLKEGGTARREVVKNAIESVGGTLEAFYFAFGEDDVVGIVDVPDQETAAGLAMQFSSSGRMAVSTTVLLTPEQVDRARETKSSWRP